In Penaeus chinensis breed Huanghai No. 1 chromosome 2, ASM1920278v2, whole genome shotgun sequence, the following proteins share a genomic window:
- the LOC125030724 gene encoding uncharacterized protein LOC125030724, with amino-acid sequence MRSTTAHVMNASSVLARPNKTSTPVNQDKEDASPWVCEKPLCSQSVMALKLQASDDGHDVGPGVLEASSAGDKLQGCAMRSPHRARTMSESDLAVGDLTLNDSSFDANRSILHHSGRRTPPRTYSYRIMPQKSVLSPRGDSTACVFQLSKPLTKEQTRAGYCILTFDEPLLPSDGCKENGICMADFVVHIKDTQADGENVAGSVTLKTLPKQLGIGQSSLQIGTLGVFALKDLPHPCFFGPFFGRSRPTVECCLAYKCCVKVLEEAYKDTPQENGNWMTFIKFTNDVKRTNLTAFIHEESIYYKTTTPIKKFQELVLNTTCDQHYASSSILLKTMFE; translated from the exons ATGCGCTCGACGACAGCACACGTGATGAACGCGAGCTCCGTCTTGGCCCGGCCAAATAAGACGTCAACGCCAG TTAATCAAGACAAAGAAGACGCATCCCCTTGGGTGTGTGAAAAACCTCTCTGCTCCCAAAGCGTTATGGCCCTCAAGCTGCAGGCTAGTGACGACGGCCACGATGTCGGCCCGGGGGTGCTCGAGGCCTCCTCAGCTGGCGATAAACTGCAGGGCTGTGCCATGCGTTCACCTCATCGCGCAAGAACCATGTCAGAATCGGATCTAGCAGTCGGGGACCTCACCCTTAACGACAGCTCCTTTGATGCAAATAGGTCCATCTTGCACCACTCTGGTAGGAGGACGCCACCGCGAACTTACTCCTACAGGATCATGCCTCAGAAGTCGGTGTTGTCACCTCGTGGGGACTCTACAGCGTGCGTGTTCCAGCTTTCGAAGCCCCTTACGAAGGAGCAGACACGTGCAGGCTACTGCATCTTGACGTTCGATGAGCCACTTTTACCGT cTGATGGctgtaaagaaaacggaatatgCATGGCAGATTTCGTGGTACACATAAAAGATACTCAG gctgaCGGCGAGAACGTGGCCGGTTCGGTGACACTGAAGACCCTTCCGAAGCAGTTAGGGATCGGCCAGTCATCTCTTCAGATAGGCACGTTGGGGGTGTTTGCCCTGAAGGACCTTCCGCACCCCTGCTTCTTTGGACCATTCTTTGGCCGGAGCAGACCTACGGTTGAGTGCTGCTTGGCTTACAAGTGTTGCGTGAAG GTCTTGGAAGAGGCATACAAAGACACGCCCCAAGAGAATGGCAACTGGATGACTTTCATTAAATTCACCAACGACGTTAAACGCACAAATCTCACGGCTTTCATTCACGAAGAATCCATCTACTACAAGACAACAACACCCATCAAAAA GTTCCAGGAGCTAGTGTTAAACACTACATGTGATCAGCACTACGCCTCATCCAGCATTCTGCTCAAGACG atGTTTGAATAG